One genomic window of uncultured delta proteobacterium includes the following:
- a CDS encoding Peptidase U32 family protein has product MTTSDPIVSGHKPEILAPAGDTASALAAFAAGADAVYLGLKHFSARMTADNFATLELSRLVDLAHAEDRKVYVALNTLLKPGDLSSAGRLIKRVCLGAAPDGLIVQDLGALDLARQTGFTGGVFLSTLANVTHPLAFKAAKEAGASRVILPRELSIDEIRTVDATCPEGLRFETFIHGALCWCVSGRCWWSSYMGGKSGLRGRCVQPCRRVYTQKGKSGRFFSCLDLSLDVLVKTLLELPNIVSWKIEGRKKGPHYVYYAVTAYRMLRDEGQDPKARKEALAILDMALGRPFTRARFLPQKDTSPTATDGQTSSGLLAGKITRDEAGAFVLKPRFDLLPQDNLRIGVEDEAWHHTLPVTRRVPKGGTYTLKMPRHKSPKTGTPVFLIDRREPELMDILAQWEKRLAKAKARPDTDVDFSYKAPASAKPEKNLDIILRGNLPKGRDGKSGVKPGSVQGLWLSPKALESVSRTLFSRISWWLPPVIWPDEEEGWLKMIRIALRNGARHFVCNEPWQSAFFPDDKAALVAGPFCNITNPAAVAVLKDLGFSGAFVGPELGDKDMLSLPRASCLPMGVVLSGYWPMGIARHGIAPLKPEEPFVSPKGEGFWARRYGQNTWIYPTWPLDITARRQALEKAGYSMFAVFAEWPPQSVGEAKRTSEFNWDIGML; this is encoded by the coding sequence GGCTGGCGCCGATGCCGTGTACCTCGGCCTCAAGCATTTTTCCGCCCGCATGACGGCGGACAATTTCGCAACCCTGGAACTTTCCCGCCTGGTGGACCTCGCCCACGCCGAGGACCGCAAGGTTTACGTGGCCCTGAATACGCTTCTCAAACCCGGCGACCTTTCATCGGCGGGCCGACTTATCAAAAGAGTCTGTCTGGGCGCGGCGCCGGACGGGCTCATCGTGCAGGATCTCGGCGCGCTGGACCTCGCCCGCCAGACGGGCTTCACGGGGGGCGTCTTTCTCTCCACCCTCGCCAACGTCACGCATCCGCTGGCGTTCAAGGCGGCGAAGGAGGCGGGCGCGTCCCGCGTCATCCTCCCGCGCGAACTGTCCATTGACGAAATCCGCACGGTGGACGCCACCTGCCCGGAAGGGCTCAGGTTCGAGACGTTCATCCACGGCGCACTCTGCTGGTGCGTTTCCGGCCGCTGCTGGTGGTCGAGTTACATGGGCGGCAAGAGCGGCCTGCGAGGCCGCTGCGTGCAGCCCTGCCGCCGCGTCTATACGCAAAAGGGCAAGTCCGGCCGCTTCTTTTCCTGCCTGGACCTGTCCCTCGACGTGCTGGTCAAAACGCTGCTGGAACTCCCGAACATCGTGTCCTGGAAAATCGAGGGCCGCAAAAAAGGGCCGCACTACGTGTATTACGCGGTCACCGCCTACCGGATGCTGCGCGACGAAGGGCAGGACCCCAAAGCCCGCAAGGAAGCGCTGGCAATTCTGGATATGGCGCTCGGCAGGCCGTTCACCAGGGCCCGGTTTTTGCCGCAGAAGGATACCAGCCCCACGGCAACCGACGGTCAGACCAGTTCCGGCCTCCTCGCGGGAAAAATCACGCGGGACGAGGCGGGCGCGTTCGTGCTCAAACCCAGGTTCGACCTGTTGCCGCAGGACAATTTGCGCATCGGCGTGGAGGACGAGGCCTGGCACCACACGTTGCCGGTCACGCGGCGCGTGCCCAAGGGCGGCACCTACACCCTCAAGATGCCGCGCCACAAAAGCCCGAAAACCGGCACGCCCGTGTTCCTCATCGACCGGCGCGAGCCGGAGCTGATGGATATCCTGGCCCAGTGGGAAAAGCGTCTGGCCAAAGCCAAGGCCCGGCCCGACACGGACGTGGATTTTTCCTACAAGGCTCCCGCATCGGCAAAGCCGGAAAAAAATCTCGATATTATTTTGCGCGGCAATCTGCCCAAAGGCAGGGACGGGAAAAGCGGCGTCAAGCCGGGGTCCGTGCAGGGGCTGTGGCTTTCGCCAAAAGCGCTGGAATCCGTTTCCCGCACGCTGTTCTCACGTATTTCCTGGTGGCTGCCGCCGGTTATCTGGCCCGACGAGGAAGAGGGCTGGCTGAAAATGATCCGCATCGCCCTGCGGAACGGGGCGCGCCATTTCGTCTGCAACGAGCCGTGGCAGAGCGCGTTTTTCCCGGACGACAAGGCCGCTCTGGTGGCCGGGCCGTTTTGCAACATCACCAACCCGGCCGCCGTGGCCGTACTGAAAGATCTGGGCTTTTCCGGGGCCTTTGTCGGGCCGGAACTCGGCGACAAGGACATGCTGTCTCTGCCGCGCGCCTCTTGCCTGCCCATGGGGGTTGTGCTCTCCGGCTACTGGCCCATGGGCATCGCCCGGCACGGCATTGCGCCCCTCAAGCCGGAGGAGCCGTTTGTGAGCCCCAAGGGCGAAGGATTCTGGGCCAGACGCTACGGACAGAACACCTGGATTTATCCCACCTGGCCGCTGGATATCACCGCGCGCCGCCAGGCCTTGGAAAAAGCCGGGTACTCCATGTTCGCGGTCTTTGCCGAATGGCCGCCGCAGAGCGTGGGCGAAGCCAAACGAACCAGCGAATTCAACTGGGACATCGGTATGTTATAG